Proteins from one Arthrobacter sp. Soc17.1.1.1 genomic window:
- a CDS encoding multidrug effflux MFS transporter, with product MSTLTHPGDTLSRREKIIYVFILGTLTALGPFTIDLYLPAFPALQSDLGVSEAAVQLTLTGTIIGFAAGQLLVGPLSDKIGRRLPLILATTLHVGASIGAASSDDINALMVFRVLQGIGAAGGGVVAMAMVRDLFGGYTLVRMLSYMALVNGMAPIFAPVIGSQLLLLFPWPGIFWFLACYGVLVIIAVSLFIIETLPKENRRSSGLTVGQRYRAVLGDRIFIGILLVGGMNFSGLFSYLSASPFLFQGPYGLNEQQYGLLFAINSLGIVAGVQISSRVLRRMGPQWVIVTATVVQLVMAMLILAFDQLGLGFWGTAIPLWFYIMATGFIFPCVQVLALINNGAQAGTAASLLGAVTFGTAGVISPLVGLLGEGIESATPMALVMAACIALGVVFLWTVVRPRTVPALH from the coding sequence TTGAGTACCCTCACCCACCCCGGCGACACCCTCTCCCGTCGCGAGAAGATCATCTACGTCTTCATCCTCGGCACCCTCACGGCCCTCGGCCCGTTCACGATCGATCTGTACCTCCCGGCGTTCCCCGCGCTGCAGTCGGACCTCGGCGTCTCCGAGGCCGCCGTGCAGCTGACGCTCACGGGCACCATCATCGGCTTCGCGGCCGGGCAGCTGCTCGTCGGCCCGCTCAGCGACAAGATCGGCCGCCGCCTGCCCCTCATCCTGGCGACCACCCTGCACGTGGGCGCCTCGATCGGTGCGGCCTCCTCCGACGACATCAATGCGCTCATGGTGTTCCGCGTGCTTCAGGGCATCGGCGCGGCAGGAGGCGGCGTGGTGGCCATGGCCATGGTCCGTGACCTCTTCGGCGGGTACACCCTCGTGCGCATGCTCTCCTACATGGCGCTCGTCAACGGCATGGCGCCCATCTTCGCCCCGGTGATCGGATCGCAGCTGCTGCTGCTCTTCCCCTGGCCGGGCATCTTCTGGTTCCTCGCCTGCTACGGCGTGCTGGTGATCATCGCCGTGAGCCTGTTCATCATCGAGACCCTGCCGAAGGAGAACCGCCGCAGCTCCGGGCTGACCGTCGGCCAGCGGTACCGCGCGGTGCTGGGCGACAGGATCTTCATCGGCATCCTGCTGGTGGGCGGCATGAACTTCTCCGGCCTGTTCTCCTACCTGTCGGCCTCGCCGTTCCTCTTCCAGGGCCCGTACGGACTGAACGAGCAGCAGTACGGGCTGCTCTTCGCGATCAACTCCCTCGGCATCGTGGCCGGCGTGCAGATCAGCTCCCGGGTACTCCGACGGATGGGGCCGCAGTGGGTGATCGTGACGGCGACCGTCGTCCAGCTCGTCATGGCCATGCTCATCCTGGCCTTCGACCAGCTGGGCCTCGGCTTCTGGGGGACGGCGATCCCCCTGTGGTTCTACATCATGGCCACGGGCTTCATCTTCCCGTGCGTGCAGGTGCTGGCGCTCATCAACAACGGGGCGCAGGCGGGGACGGCCGCGTCATTGCTGGGCGCGGTGACGTTCGGGACCGCCGGCGTCATCTCCCCGCTCGTGGGCCTGCTGGGCGAGGGGATCGAGTCCGCCACCCCGATGGCGCTCGTCATGGCCGCATGCATCGCCCTGGGCGTGGTGTTCCTGTGGACGGTGGTCCGCCCGCGGACCGTGCCCGCACTGCACTAG
- a CDS encoding SDR family oxidoreductase — protein MQTDSTDSRDATDATDATGGLILVTGSTGYIGGRLVTKLVADGRRVRVVVRSPQKLKDVPWAASVDIVQGDLQDGDTMRQASQGVDTMYYLVHSMGSGRNFDAREAEIASTVSRAATEAGIRRIVYLGGLHPDGVELSTHMRSRTEVGRILLDSGTPTIAFQAGVVIGSGSASFEMIRHLSDVLPVMPAPKWVLNHIEPIAVRDVIHYLVAALDLPEGLNRTFDIGSREVLTYAEMMNQYAEAAGLPRRRILALPVLTPRLAGHWVNLVTPIPRAMAMPLIESLQHDAVPSEHDIDQYIAMPEGGLTGYRRAVDLALGKMRGGEVETSWAGASQLASEADPLPSDPQWAGHTVYTDVQTYSSTASPEKLWSIVEGIGGENGWYSWPVGWAARGWMDKLAGGVGLRRGRRDAKELLTGEALDFWRVEELVRGERLRLRAEMKVPGRAWLEFRVEPEGSGSSYFQRAVFFPHGLSGRLYWLAVLPFHGFIFSAMARNIARAAEALPAESERAAA, from the coding sequence ATGCAGACGGACAGCACGGACAGCAGGGACGCCACGGACGCCACCGACGCCACGGGCGGACTCATCCTGGTCACCGGATCCACGGGATACATCGGGGGCCGGCTCGTCACGAAACTCGTCGCCGACGGTCGCCGGGTCCGCGTGGTCGTCCGGTCGCCGCAGAAGCTGAAGGACGTCCCCTGGGCCGCGTCGGTCGACATCGTGCAGGGGGACCTGCAGGACGGCGACACCATGCGCCAGGCCAGCCAGGGCGTGGACACCATGTACTACCTCGTGCACTCCATGGGCTCGGGCAGGAACTTCGACGCCCGCGAGGCGGAGATCGCGTCGACGGTCTCCCGGGCCGCCACCGAGGCCGGCATCCGCCGCATCGTCTACCTCGGCGGGCTGCACCCCGACGGTGTGGAGCTCTCCACCCACATGCGCTCCCGAACCGAGGTGGGCAGGATCCTCCTCGATTCCGGCACGCCGACCATCGCCTTCCAGGCCGGGGTCGTGATCGGGTCCGGTTCCGCGTCCTTCGAGATGATCCGGCACCTCTCCGACGTCCTGCCCGTGATGCCCGCACCCAAGTGGGTCCTGAACCACATCGAGCCCATCGCCGTCCGCGACGTGATCCACTACCTCGTCGCCGCCCTCGACCTCCCCGAGGGCCTGAACCGGACCTTCGACATCGGGTCGCGCGAGGTGCTCACCTACGCCGAGATGATGAACCAGTACGCCGAGGCCGCTGGCCTCCCGCGCCGTAGGATCCTCGCCCTGCCGGTCCTCACGCCACGCCTCGCCGGCCACTGGGTCAACCTGGTCACGCCCATCCCGCGGGCCATGGCCATGCCGCTCATCGAGTCGCTGCAGCACGACGCCGTGCCGTCCGAACACGACATCGACCAGTACATCGCGATGCCGGAGGGCGGGCTGACCGGGTACCGGCGCGCCGTGGACCTCGCGCTCGGGAAGATGCGCGGGGGAGAGGTGGAGACCAGCTGGGCCGGAGCGTCGCAGCTCGCCTCCGAGGCCGATCCGCTGCCCTCGGACCCCCAGTGGGCGGGCCACACCGTCTACACGGACGTCCAGACCTACAGCTCGACGGCGTCGCCCGAGAAGCTGTGGAGCATCGTCGAGGGTATCGGCGGGGAGAACGGCTGGTACTCCTGGCCCGTGGGGTGGGCTGCCCGCGGCTGGATGGACAAGCTCGCGGGCGGTGTGGGGCTGCGCCGCGGACGGCGGGACGCGAAGGAGCTCCTGACGGGGGAGGCCCTCGACTTCTGGCGGGTGGAGGAACTGGTCCGCGGGGAGCGCCTGCGGCTCCGCGCGGAGATGAAGGTGCCCGGCCGCGCCTGGCTGGAGTTCCGTGTGGAGCCGGAGGGCTCGGGGAGCTCCTACTTCCAGCGGGCGGTCTTCTTCCCGCACGGGCTGTCGGGCAGGCTCTACTGGCTCGCCGTGCTGCCGTTCCACGGCTTCATCTTCTCGGCGATGGCACGCAACATCGCGAGGGCGGCGGAGGCACTGCCCGCCGAGTCGGAGCGCGCCGCCGCCTGA